A single Candidatus Neomarinimicrobiota bacterium DNA region contains:
- the rpe gene encoding ribulose-phosphate 3-epimerase, with translation MTSDFKLAPSILSADFSDFRSALELCDTGGAHWIHIDVMDNQFVPNLTLGPPILKKLRPHSQLFFDVHMMVINPESLVEPFASAGADNITFHIEASENPDHVINQIKSCGKKVGISLKPNTPVSDIEPWLDKVDLILVMSVEPGFGGQGYLNGSSERIANIRKILIQKGIQDQVKIEVDGGVKLHNAKEILNAGADILVAGSEVFGAKDPIQVIKSFYQLGNHEII, from the coding sequence ATGACTTCGGATTTTAAACTTGCGCCTTCTATTTTATCGGCAGATTTCTCTGATTTCCGATCTGCTTTAGAACTGTGCGATACAGGCGGTGCTCATTGGATTCATATTGATGTCATGGATAATCAGTTTGTTCCTAATCTTACGCTAGGTCCGCCTATCCTTAAGAAACTTCGGCCCCACTCTCAACTGTTTTTTGATGTTCATATGATGGTCATCAATCCGGAAAGTTTGGTAGAACCTTTTGCTTCGGCCGGTGCAGACAATATCACATTTCATATCGAAGCATCAGAAAACCCGGACCACGTCATTAACCAGATAAAATCCTGTGGTAAAAAAGTCGGCATTTCTCTTAAACCCAATACGCCCGTTTCCGATATAGAACCATGGCTTGATAAAGTTGATCTTATTTTAGTAATGAGCGTAGAACCCGGCTTTGGCGGACAAGGTTATCTCAATGGATCATCGGAGCGCATTGCAAACATTCGAAAAATTCTTATTCAAAAAGGTATTCAAGATCAAGTCAAGATCGAGGTAGATGGCGGCGTCAAACTTCATAATGCAAAAGAAATCCTGAATGCGGGGGCAGATATTCTTGTTGCAGGATCCGAAGTGTTTGGCGCAAAAGATCCAATCCAGGTTATTAAATCATTTTATCAATTAGGTAATCATGAGATCATTTAA
- the tkt gene encoding transketolase, producing the protein MRSFKELNSFNDWSQEEQDQFTVNVIKMLVLDGVRNANSGHSGGPLSSADFTYILFKEYLNFDPDDDSWFNRDRFVLSAGHESMLLYANLLFLGWLEMEDLKNFRQLNSKTPGHPEVELKGVEATTGPLGQGVCMGAGMAIAETMLCELFKAQTNDAEKLSDHFTYVLCGDGDLQEPVALGAAALAGHWGLSKLIMYYDSNQAQISGNTERSDSTNIATVFEGLNWHVEIIDGHNHQAIRNAIEIGHVREKPSLIIGNTIMAHSTATMEKNHETHGAPLPQEEIDASKEKLRLPPDSFYAPQECINHFQSRFNDLRENISNWKSLLSDAENNEAFKSLWEMTVLDELPELNYPQFEAGSSVATRKAFGSTLDEFAKQLPHLVGGSADLEPSNYTGNFAQTYGDFLKENPGGRNFAFGVREFPMAAIMNGLSLHGGVIPFGGTFLVFADYSRPALRLGAIQKIRAIHEFTHDSFYVGEDGPTHQPIEHAMALRTIPDFYVFRPADAKETVACFEKSLHLSAPSALLLTRQGVPVSNHSMDIIKTGIEKGGYIYRDCNGQPELIFIATGSEVSLAMSTAKRMEDIRIRIVSLPCWKLFMQQPQEYKQAVIPPQGSVKVSMEAGTTFGWERFVGDHGLSIGIDHFGASAPGNILAEKFGFTPEKVEAKIRAHLKES; encoded by the coding sequence ATGAGATCATTTAAAGAACTCAATTCTTTTAATGATTGGTCACAAGAAGAACAAGATCAATTCACTGTAAATGTAATTAAAATGCTCGTGCTTGATGGGGTTCGCAACGCGAATTCCGGCCATTCGGGAGGACCGCTGTCTTCCGCAGATTTTACCTACATCCTTTTTAAAGAATATCTGAATTTTGACCCGGATGATGATTCTTGGTTCAATCGGGACCGTTTTGTTTTATCAGCCGGTCATGAATCGATGTTGTTATATGCTAACCTGCTTTTTTTAGGTTGGCTTGAAATGGAAGATTTAAAAAATTTCCGCCAACTCAATAGTAAAACCCCCGGTCATCCGGAGGTTGAATTAAAAGGAGTTGAGGCAACGACCGGTCCCTTGGGGCAAGGAGTATGCATGGGCGCTGGTATGGCCATCGCAGAAACAATGCTTTGTGAATTATTCAAAGCGCAAACGAATGATGCAGAAAAATTAAGTGATCATTTTACCTATGTTCTCTGCGGGGATGGCGATTTACAGGAACCTGTCGCATTGGGGGCTGCTGCGTTGGCCGGGCATTGGGGACTTTCAAAACTTATCATGTATTATGATTCCAATCAGGCTCAGATTTCCGGAAATACTGAACGCTCTGATTCCACAAATATTGCAACAGTATTTGAAGGGTTAAATTGGCATGTAGAAATTATTGACGGTCACAATCATCAGGCCATACGGAATGCTATTGAAATAGGACACGTTAGAGAAAAGCCCAGCCTCATTATTGGAAATACAATAATGGCCCACAGCACCGCCACTATGGAAAAAAATCATGAAACGCATGGCGCACCACTCCCGCAAGAAGAAATTGACGCTTCGAAAGAAAAGCTACGGCTTCCTCCTGATTCTTTTTATGCGCCTCAAGAATGCATCAACCATTTTCAATCTCGATTTAATGATCTAAGAGAAAATATATCGAATTGGAAATCATTATTATCCGACGCGGAAAATAATGAAGCTTTCAAATCTTTGTGGGAAATGACAGTTCTGGATGAACTGCCTGAATTGAATTATCCGCAGTTTGAAGCCGGAAGTTCGGTGGCAACGCGGAAAGCATTTGGGTCAACTTTGGATGAGTTTGCCAAGCAACTTCCGCATTTGGTGGGTGGTTCTGCAGATCTAGAACCTTCAAACTATACCGGAAATTTTGCACAAACGTATGGTGATTTTTTGAAAGAAAATCCCGGAGGAAGAAATTTTGCTTTTGGGGTACGGGAATTTCCGATGGCAGCTATTATGAATGGATTAAGTCTCCATGGCGGAGTCATTCCCTTTGGCGGAACTTTTTTAGTATTCGCCGATTATTCACGTCCGGCGCTAAGACTGGGAGCAATCCAAAAAATTAGAGCTATCCACGAGTTTACACATGATTCCTTTTATGTGGGAGAAGATGGCCCCACGCATCAGCCCATTGAACATGCTATGGCTTTGCGGACTATCCCGGATTTTTATGTTTTCAGACCAGCAGATGCAAAAGAAACAGTAGCCTGTTTTGAAAAATCTCTACATTTGTCAGCACCATCTGCACTGCTTTTAACTCGTCAAGGCGTTCCTGTTTCTAACCACTCCATGGACATAATCAAAACTGGAATAGAAAAAGGCGGATATATTTATCGAGATTGCAATGGTCAGCCGGAACTCATTTTTATCGCTACCGGCTCCGAAGTTTCGTTAGCAATGTCAACCGCAAAACGAATGGAAGATATACGGATTAGAATTGTTAGTCTGCCGTGTTGGAAATTGTTCATGCAACAACCACAAGAATACAAACAGGCTGTCATTCCTCCGCAAGGATCTGTGAAAGTTTCAATGGAGGCGGGTACCACATTTGGGTGGGAGCGTTTTGTTGGCGATCATGGCCTATCGATAGGAATTGATCATTTTGGCGCATCCGCACCGGGAAATATTTTAGCCGAAAAATTCGGATTCACGCCAGAAAAAGTGGAAGCCAAAATCAGAGCACATTTGAAGGAATCTTAA
- a CDS encoding alkaline phosphatase family protein: protein MIKQLKRIGLCIILVSLGWSQNQDFYVLMISMDGFRADYLDRTDTPNFDKLANDGVKAKSLKPIFVSKTFPNHYSLATGMYAENHGLIGNSFYAPDLGEHYSIRDRSKVEDGRFYGGEPIWMTAENQGLKAASFYWVGSEAKGQRPSIWKRYDQKVTFEARVDSVMKWFLLPDQDRPRLIMLYFHEPDWTGHGEGPKSSNTLKKVQEMDAVLGSILKKAAQLPIADKLNIIVTSDHGMAEVSEEKMLDISKLADLTNVQVEGSGPKMFISSDSEKELNSVYSKLQTIPHMQVFYKKDIPDRWHYRDHVRIPDILVVADEGWWIKPLGRNSYPKGDHGYDNELKSMHAIFVADGPAFKDGYLRETFANIHVYPLVAHILGLTPYDGIDGNLDAVRDLLRE from the coding sequence ATGATAAAACAATTAAAACGAATTGGTTTATGTATTATCCTAGTATCGCTTGGATGGTCGCAAAACCAAGATTTCTATGTTCTAATGATTTCCATGGACGGTTTTCGTGCAGATTATTTGGACAGGACAGACACGCCAAACTTTGACAAGCTTGCCAATGACGGTGTTAAAGCGAAGAGTCTGAAACCGATTTTTGTTTCTAAAACGTTCCCCAATCATTATAGTCTTGCAACCGGTATGTATGCGGAAAACCATGGTTTAATAGGGAATTCGTTTTATGCTCCGGATTTAGGCGAACATTATTCTATCAGAGATCGATCTAAAGTGGAAGATGGCAGGTTTTATGGTGGTGAGCCTATTTGGATGACAGCGGAAAATCAGGGACTCAAAGCGGCATCATTTTATTGGGTCGGTTCAGAAGCCAAAGGACAACGACCGTCTATTTGGAAGCGGTATGATCAAAAAGTAACTTTTGAAGCTAGGGTGGACTCTGTAATGAAATGGTTTTTGTTGCCGGATCAAGATCGTCCGCGACTTATTATGCTGTATTTTCATGAACCGGATTGGACTGGCCACGGCGAGGGGCCAAAAAGTTCAAACACATTAAAAAAAGTACAGGAAATGGACGCAGTACTAGGAAGCATTCTAAAGAAAGCCGCTCAACTTCCGATAGCGGATAAATTAAATATTATTGTTACAAGTGATCACGGCATGGCAGAAGTCAGCGAAGAAAAGATGCTCGATATTTCTAAGCTTGCAGATCTTACAAATGTGCAAGTAGAAGGCTCCGGCCCAAAAATGTTTATATCCTCAGATTCTGAGAAAGAGCTAAACTCAGTTTATTCAAAACTCCAAACCATTCCGCATATGCAAGTATTCTATAAAAAGGACATTCCGGACCGCTGGCATTACCGTGACCACGTTCGTATTCCTGATATTTTGGTGGTTGCCGATGAAGGATGGTGGATTAAGCCATTGGGTAGAAATTCCTATCCAAAAGGTGATCATGGCTATGACAATGAATTAAAAAGTATGCACGCTATTTTTGTCGCAGATGGACCCGCGTTCAAAGATGGATACCTCAGGGAAACATTTGCGAATATTCATGTGTATCCGCTAGTGGCGCACATTTTGGGGTTAACGCCCTACGATGGAATTGATGGCAACTTGGATGCCGTTCGGGATTTATTAAGGGAATAA